One segment of Paenibacillus sp. FSL R7-0337 DNA contains the following:
- a CDS encoding sugar ABC transporter substrate-binding protein: protein MTIKGTKGLVLLLSSILLMTTAACSSGGANAPDGAKASSKSEGSAPAIELRMTWWGSQTRHDLTTKMIKRFEEKNPGITIKPEYSGWDGYFDKLSTQVAGSNAPDIIQMDYAFLSDYAKRGTLLDLTPYTQDGTLRTGDHDSSMLSAGSIDSKLYAVTLGVNAPGVIYNASVLQELGIAEPQESWTWKDFAEMSNAIAKKKGDGYYGTPDISGTTNIFEVFVRQNGSGLFAGNKLGVSQEVIDEWFKYWQGLRDSGGATTAEVTAAMTNALETRPLSVGQSALDFAWSNQLITYQNVLKDQSQKLKMQVIPHMEGEQKIGEYLKPGQFISGNAKTKYPKEVAKLIDFMVNDPEGTAILGAERGVPVNSAVREQLKPSLTAEEQLIFDFIDVVSKHSSDIDPPYPQGFSEIDKNFKSASEQISFGQAGIPQVSEQFISGANAILDKAK, encoded by the coding sequence ATGACAATCAAGGGGACCAAAGGACTTGTACTGCTTCTAAGCTCAATATTGCTGATGACTACGGCTGCATGCTCATCCGGCGGTGCGAATGCACCGGACGGAGCCAAGGCTTCTTCCAAATCAGAGGGTTCGGCACCTGCAATTGAGCTGCGCATGACCTGGTGGGGCTCACAGACACGCCACGATCTGACCACCAAGATGATCAAGCGCTTCGAGGAGAAGAATCCGGGCATCACGATTAAGCCGGAATATTCCGGCTGGGACGGTTATTTCGATAAGCTGTCTACTCAGGTAGCAGGCTCGAATGCTCCGGATATCATTCAGATGGACTATGCGTTCCTGTCTGATTACGCCAAGCGCGGCACCTTGCTTGACCTGACGCCTTATACCCAGGATGGAACGCTGCGGACCGGGGACCATGACAGCAGCATGCTCTCGGCAGGAAGCATTGATAGCAAATTGTATGCCGTTACCCTTGGAGTGAACGCTCCCGGCGTCATCTATAATGCTTCTGTGCTTCAGGAGCTGGGAATTGCGGAGCCGCAGGAGTCATGGACGTGGAAGGATTTTGCGGAGATGTCAAATGCGATTGCTAAGAAGAAGGGCGACGGCTACTATGGGACGCCGGATATTTCAGGCACCACGAACATCTTCGAGGTATTCGTCCGCCAGAACGGGAGCGGCCTGTTCGCCGGGAACAAACTTGGTGTCTCACAGGAGGTCATCGATGAATGGTTCAAATACTGGCAGGGACTGCGGGACAGCGGCGGTGCTACAACGGCAGAGGTGACTGCCGCGATGACGAATGCGCTGGAGACCCGGCCGCTGTCCGTTGGCCAGTCCGCCCTTGATTTCGCCTGGTCCAACCAGCTGATTACCTATCAGAATGTCCTGAAGGACCAGAGCCAGAAGCTGAAGATGCAGGTGATTCCCCATATGGAAGGCGAGCAGAAGATCGGCGAATATCTGAAGCCCGGCCAGTTCATCTCCGGGAATGCCAAGACCAAGTATCCCAAGGAGGTAGCGAAGCTCATCGACTTCATGGTCAATGACCCGGAAGGCACTGCTATTCTGGGGGCTGAACGGGGAGTGCCGGTCAATTCCGCAGTCCGGGAGCAGCTGAAGCCGTCGCTTACAGCAGAGGAGCAGTTAATCTTTGATTTTATCGATGTGGTCTCCAAGCATTCCAGTGATATTGACCCGCCGTACCCGCAGGGCTTCTCGGAGATTGATAAGAACTTCAAGAGTGCCAGCGAGCAGATCTCCTTCGGTCAGGCCGGCATTCCGCAGGTAAGCGAACAGTTCATCTCCGGTGCTAACGCCATACTGGACAAGGCCAAATAA
- a CDS encoding VOC family protein, with translation MTSPIRNQVGAVFIPVSDIERSKNWYCSLLGLPLDGEVLFGHLYDVPMQGPGIVLDSIIFTAEAVLKVPTFHLLTEDIDAAYDYVKASGAEILTDIENDHWFNFKDPDGNVLMICRSVT, from the coding sequence GTGACAAGTCCGATACGCAATCAGGTTGGCGCTGTCTTCATTCCGGTTAGTGATATCGAAAGGTCCAAAAACTGGTATTGCAGCCTGCTGGGGCTGCCGCTGGACGGCGAGGTATTATTCGGGCATCTGTATGATGTGCCGATGCAGGGACCGGGGATCGTGCTGGACAGCATTATTTTCACAGCCGAGGCCGTATTGAAGGTACCAACCTTCCATCTGCTTACAGAGGACATCGATGCCGCCTATGATTATGTCAAAGCCAGCGGAGCGGAGATCCTTACGGATATTGAGAATGACCATTGGTTTAACTTCAAGGACCCGGACGGAAATGTGCTGATGATCTGCCGCTCCGTCACTTAG
- a CDS encoding DUF1836 domain-containing protein produces MEAFTLSRIEMSGLLLSLGPNSERKPLHILQEAWTKFHRDEVREGTSLPAFLSTDIPPILQKLIKGSGVKGLSLGEIASLGGLIEYSTLSVSAMQNWVKRDFKEYLGSPREGKKYSINQAAILFIIDDLKAALDFESIRQLFRMLFLAPERDDDDLVEPAQLYHGYAELFEEIKSRSPMPAEGQALTGNPKEYQWRSDSGIKSAMDGMMKRLSHLSRGQRDAVQNMLLIAAISVQTCYFQAMARQYFNAVLFLDF; encoded by the coding sequence ATGGAAGCTTTTACACTTAGCCGGATAGAGATGTCCGGACTATTACTGTCTCTAGGGCCAAACTCGGAGCGGAAGCCGCTCCATATTCTGCAGGAAGCCTGGACGAAGTTCCACCGTGACGAGGTGCGGGAGGGGACAAGTCTGCCCGCTTTTCTGTCTACGGATATCCCCCCGATTCTGCAAAAGCTGATCAAAGGCAGCGGTGTCAAAGGGCTGTCCCTGGGTGAAATTGCTTCGCTTGGCGGACTGATTGAGTATTCCACGTTATCCGTCTCTGCTATGCAGAATTGGGTGAAGCGGGATTTCAAGGAATATCTCGGGTCCCCGCGTGAAGGGAAGAAGTACTCCATTAATCAGGCGGCCATTCTATTTATAATAGATGATCTGAAGGCTGCGCTTGATTTCGAGAGCATCAGGCAGCTCTTCCGTATGCTGTTCCTGGCGCCTGAACGTGATGACGACGATCTGGTGGAGCCAGCCCAGCTGTATCACGGGTATGCCGAGCTGTTCGAGGAGATTAAGAGCCGTTCCCCGATGCCGGCTGAGGGACAGGCTTTGACCGGGAATCCCAAGGAATATCAGTGGAGATCGGACAGCGGAATCAAGTCGGCCATGGACGGAATGATGAAGCGGCTCAGCCACCTGAGCAGAGGGCAGCGGGATGCGGTGCAGAATATGCTGCTGATCGCTGCGATCTCGGTGCAGACCTGTTATTTTCAGGCGATGGCCCGGCAATATTTCAATGCGGTGTTATTCCTTGATTTTTGA
- a CDS encoding sugar ABC transporter permease produces the protein MKRRKTKLRYNQNGVALLFLSPWLLGLVCLTLGPMAASLYFSFTDYSILESSRWIGLDNFRTMLTADPLFIQSLKVTFIFVFVSVPLKLMFALAVALLLNKGIRGLGIYRTVYYIPTLLGGSVAIAMLWRKMLGGGGLLNQLLAMVGIQAPDWVSNPKYSLYSLILLSVWQFGSSMIIFLSGLKQVPPEYYDASSVDGAGKVGQFLHITLPVLSPVIFFNVIMQTITAFQSFTQAFIISNGSGGPVNSTLMYSLYLYKKGFSFFQMGYASAMAWVLVLLIGIFTLLLFGSSKLWVHYEDGGK, from the coding sequence ATGAAGCGGCGTAAAACAAAGCTGCGCTATAACCAGAACGGGGTTGCCCTCCTGTTCCTGTCGCCCTGGCTGCTGGGGCTAGTGTGCCTGACACTGGGGCCGATGGCGGCCTCACTCTATTTTTCTTTTACAGATTACAGTATTCTGGAGAGCTCCAGATGGATCGGTCTGGACAACTTCAGGACGATGCTCACCGCAGATCCGTTATTTATCCAATCGCTGAAAGTCACCTTCATCTTCGTATTCGTGTCTGTGCCGCTGAAGCTGATGTTCGCCCTGGCCGTGGCCCTGCTCCTCAACAAAGGAATACGGGGCCTCGGCATCTACCGGACGGTCTATTACATCCCTACGCTGCTCGGAGGTAGTGTCGCTATTGCCATGCTGTGGCGCAAGATGCTCGGCGGCGGCGGGCTGCTGAATCAGCTATTGGCCATGGTGGGGATACAGGCGCCTGACTGGGTATCGAATCCCAAATACTCGCTGTATTCGCTAATCCTGCTGTCGGTATGGCAATTCGGCTCGTCGATGATCATTTTCCTGTCAGGACTGAAACAGGTGCCGCCGGAATATTATGACGCTTCTTCGGTGGACGGTGCAGGCAAGGTAGGGCAATTCCTGCATATTACGCTGCCGGTGCTGTCTCCGGTAATCTTTTTCAATGTCATCATGCAGACGATCACCGCCTTCCAGTCGTTCACCCAAGCCTTCATTATCAGTAACGGCAGCGGGGGACCGGTGAATTCCACCTTGATGTATTCCCTGTACCTGTACAAGAAGGGCTTCTCGTTCTTCCAGATGGGCTATGCTTCGGCGATGGCCTGGGTACTGGTGCTGCTGATCGGGATATTCACACTCCTGCTATTCGGCAGCAGCAAGCTGTGGGTGCATTATGAAGATGGGGGGAAATAA
- a CDS encoding hemolysin family protein — MGIGLSLTLVAILIILTAFFVATEFAVVRLRGSQVSQMVLDGKKNALAVQRVAANLDGYLSACQLGITITALGIGALAEPAFEQLLIPLFDLAGVSHNVSKPIAFALAFIIATFLHVVVGELAPKTAAINIPEKIGQITAPLIIWFYRILYPLIWIMNGSANLLVRMFGMKPASEHGDAHSEDEIRLILSESYESGKINKAEYGYVNRIFTFDEMLAKEIMVPRTDMVCLFTDHSLQENFDIIRKEQYTRFPVADGSKDNIIGMINTKQLYLQYDNNPDFDFKSLILPLVTVSEVTPVKTLLTRMQKERVHIALLLDEYGGTSGLITIEDILEEIVGEIRDEFDEDERRNVEKLSDTHYLFDGNVSLLEVKDLTGLDFHDEEVTTIGGWLYSHLEEPVVGKSHQYEHVTLTVREMNRHRIRKVEILIDLPVTEDSDVHND; from the coding sequence ATGGGTATAGGACTTAGTTTGACGCTCGTGGCAATTTTGATTATTTTAACCGCATTTTTTGTAGCGACGGAGTTTGCAGTAGTGAGATTACGGGGAAGCCAGGTCAGCCAAATGGTGCTGGACGGCAAGAAGAACGCACTGGCAGTACAGCGGGTAGCCGCTAACCTGGATGGATATTTGTCCGCCTGCCAGCTCGGTATCACGATTACTGCACTCGGGATCGGGGCATTGGCAGAGCCTGCTTTTGAGCAGCTGCTCATTCCATTGTTTGATCTGGCTGGTGTGAGCCATAACGTTAGTAAGCCCATTGCTTTTGCATTGGCCTTCATTATCGCCACCTTCCTCCACGTCGTGGTCGGAGAGCTTGCACCGAAGACCGCCGCTATTAATATTCCGGAGAAAATTGGTCAGATTACCGCACCGCTGATTATTTGGTTCTACAGAATATTGTACCCTTTGATTTGGATTATGAACGGTTCCGCCAACCTGCTCGTCCGTATGTTCGGCATGAAGCCTGCCAGTGAACACGGCGACGCGCACAGCGAAGACGAGATCCGCCTGATCCTGTCCGAGAGCTATGAGAGCGGCAAAATCAACAAAGCGGAATACGGTTATGTTAACCGGATTTTCACCTTTGATGAGATGCTCGCCAAAGAAATTATGGTTCCCCGGACAGATATGGTATGCCTGTTCACCGATCATTCGCTGCAGGAGAATTTCGATATTATCCGCAAGGAGCAGTATACCCGCTTCCCTGTAGCTGACGGCAGCAAAGACAATATCATTGGTATGATCAATACCAAGCAGCTCTACCTGCAATACGATAACAATCCTGATTTCGATTTCAAAAGCCTGATCCTGCCTCTAGTGACCGTATCGGAAGTTACGCCAGTGAAGACCCTGCTGACCCGTATGCAGAAGGAGCGCGTGCATATCGCCCTGCTGCTGGATGAATACGGCGGCACCTCCGGCCTGATTACGATTGAGGACATTCTGGAAGAGATCGTCGGTGAGATCCGCGATGAGTTCGACGAGGATGAACGCAGAAATGTAGAGAAGCTGAGCGACACTCATTATCTGTTCGACGGCAATGTCTCTCTGCTGGAGGTCAAGGATCTTACGGGACTTGATTTCCATGATGAAGAAGTCACCACAATCGGCGGATGGCTGTACAGTCACCTGGAAGAGCCTGTGGTCGGCAAAAGCCATCAATACGAGCATGTCACCCTGACTGTCCGTGAGATGAACCGCCACCGTATCCGCAAGGTGGAGATCCTGATCGATCTTCCGGTCACCGAAGATTCGGATGTACACAACGATTAA
- a CDS encoding GNAT family N-acetyltransferase, whose translation MNVKLRELLPGDAAALLTLQHRLDGETSFMLLAPGERQSAIPQVEDMIRGLHQAENSLILGAEADGELAGYLSVEGGSFSRNRHSAYIITGILKQYQGRGIGSALFKEMDQWARQCGLVRLELTVMQHNEQAVALYKGQGFEIEGLKQKSLLVDGQWVDEYYMGKVYS comes from the coding sequence ATGAACGTAAAACTAAGGGAACTGCTCCCGGGGGATGCAGCGGCGCTGTTGACCCTCCAGCATCGTCTGGACGGGGAAACCTCCTTTATGCTCCTGGCCCCGGGCGAGAGGCAGAGCGCCATTCCCCAGGTGGAAGACATGATTAGAGGCTTACATCAAGCGGAGAACTCGCTTATTCTGGGAGCAGAAGCAGACGGTGAGCTTGCAGGATACCTGTCAGTCGAAGGAGGGAGCTTCAGCCGCAATAGACACAGTGCTTATATTATTACCGGTATCCTGAAGCAGTATCAGGGCAGGGGCATCGGCAGCGCATTGTTCAAAGAAATGGACCAATGGGCCAGGCAGTGCGGCTTGGTGCGTCTGGAGCTTACGGTGATGCAGCATAATGAACAGGCGGTTGCGCTGTATAAGGGGCAGGGCTTTGAAATCGAGGGCTTGAAGCAAAAATCGCTACTGGTAGACGGGCAATGGGTGGATGAATACTATATGGGTAAAGTATATAGTTAA
- a CDS encoding MFS transporter, translated as MWNQMSLLQNPKQRKLLFSAGLSWMFDAMDVGMISFVVAALAKEWSLGPEKIGYLTSINSVGMAVGAAAAGIMADRFGRKSVLLWTLLIFSIASGLSAFAAGYAVLCVLRFIAGFGLGGELPVASTLVSESMPVKERGRAVVLLESFWALGWILSALIAYFVIPDYGWRVAFAIGAVPALYALYLRRAIDDSPKFAEIKKAPPVPLKKRIAAVWSAEHRRSTIMLWILWFTVVFSYYGMFLWLPTVMVLKGFSLVKSFEYVLIMTLAQLPGYFTAAYFIEKYGRKFVLVIYLLLTAVSAAWFGNSTTEGMLMAAGICLSFFNLGAWGGMYAYTPELYPTKIRSTGVGLATSFGRIGGIIAPTLVGLMVGKAVGIGSIFMIFFVTIVIGALAVLFLGKETKGLELE; from the coding sequence ATGTGGAATCAAATGTCGCTGCTGCAGAATCCGAAGCAGCGGAAGCTGCTCTTCAGTGCAGGTCTAAGCTGGATGTTCGACGCGATGGATGTAGGGATGATCTCGTTCGTCGTGGCTGCACTGGCCAAGGAATGGTCGCTGGGACCGGAAAAGATCGGCTATTTAACCAGCATTAACTCAGTGGGGATGGCCGTCGGTGCAGCTGCAGCCGGGATTATGGCGGACCGCTTCGGCCGCAAATCAGTGCTGCTCTGGACGCTGCTGATCTTCTCGATTGCAAGCGGACTGTCGGCCTTCGCCGCAGGCTATGCAGTACTGTGCGTGCTGCGCTTCATTGCCGGCTTCGGGCTGGGCGGAGAGCTGCCGGTGGCTTCGACACTGGTATCCGAGAGCATGCCGGTTAAGGAAAGAGGCAGGGCTGTTGTGCTGCTCGAGAGTTTCTGGGCGCTCGGCTGGATTCTGTCGGCGCTGATTGCGTACTTCGTCATTCCGGATTACGGCTGGCGGGTCGCCTTCGCCATTGGGGCGGTACCGGCGCTATATGCGCTCTATCTGCGCAGGGCAATCGATGACTCACCGAAGTTCGCGGAGATCAAGAAAGCTCCTCCAGTGCCGTTGAAGAAGCGTATAGCGGCAGTCTGGTCGGCAGAGCACCGCCGCTCGACCATCATGCTGTGGATTCTGTGGTTCACCGTGGTCTTCTCTTATTATGGAATGTTCCTGTGGCTGCCGACGGTGATGGTGCTGAAGGGCTTTAGTCTGGTCAAAAGCTTCGAGTATGTGCTGATCATGACACTCGCCCAATTACCGGGTTACTTCACCGCCGCCTATTTCATCGAGAAATACGGCCGCAAATTCGTACTGGTCATCTACCTGCTGCTGACAGCCGTCAGCGCGGCTTGGTTCGGGAATTCAACGACCGAGGGCATGCTGATGGCTGCCGGAATCTGCCTGTCGTTCTTCAATCTGGGAGCCTGGGGCGGGATGTACGCGTATACGCCTGAGCTGTATCCGACTAAGATCCGTTCCACAGGTGTGGGACTCGCCACCTCCTTTGGACGTATTGGCGGTATTATTGCTCCTACGCTGGTCGGCCTGATGGTCGGCAAGGCAGTCGGGATCGGCTCCATCTTCATGATTTTCTTCGTTACCATTGTAATCGGCGCCCTGGCGGTACTGTTCCTGGGGAAAGAAACGAAGGGACTGGAGCTAGAGTAG